One genomic window of Paraburkholderia phytofirmans PsJN includes the following:
- a CDS encoding GGDEF domain-containing protein has product MTNLAQTPLSERLRSLVDTVQHNERTLRRFQNVELRLIGAQDFASFLDTLFTQLPREFSLTGVTLWLDDRAPMLRELLEPAALRALDQSKLLVSREGGLAAQGLCDEGRPWLGNLHGMGDSARRAFFGAGLTPASAIVLPLAAGDTVSGYLCLGSDDPARFAEGMATDILERFASIVTASLDNVAHRERLKQLGMTDSLTGLANRRYFDERMREEIMRACRYGVPVACLFIDIDSFKRINDTYGHQTGDRALAAVAACVRQQVRLGDTVARYGGEEFAALLQGDRADALTVAERVRLAVERLALQDDHGERIVLTVSIGVAARTISGTPAEAAKLGGAMMEEADRAMYQAKRNGRNRIEALVKAGDVETAR; this is encoded by the coding sequence GTGACGAACCTCGCCCAAACGCCGCTTTCCGAGCGCCTTCGTTCCCTCGTCGATACCGTGCAGCACAACGAGCGCACGCTGCGGCGCTTCCAGAACGTCGAGTTGCGTCTGATCGGTGCTCAGGACTTCGCATCGTTTCTCGACACGCTGTTCACTCAATTGCCGCGGGAATTTTCGCTGACGGGCGTGACGCTCTGGCTCGACGATCGCGCGCCGATGCTGCGTGAACTGCTTGAGCCGGCCGCCTTGCGCGCACTCGATCAGTCGAAGCTGCTGGTCTCGCGAGAAGGCGGACTTGCCGCGCAAGGCTTGTGCGACGAAGGGCGCCCTTGGCTCGGCAATCTGCACGGCATGGGCGATTCGGCGCGGCGCGCATTCTTCGGCGCCGGCCTGACACCCGCGAGCGCAATCGTGCTGCCGCTTGCCGCGGGCGATACCGTGAGCGGCTATCTCTGTCTCGGCAGCGACGACCCGGCGCGTTTCGCCGAGGGCATGGCCACCGACATTCTCGAGCGCTTCGCGAGCATCGTGACAGCGAGTCTCGACAACGTCGCGCATCGCGAGCGGCTCAAGCAACTGGGCATGACCGATTCGTTGACGGGCCTCGCCAATCGCCGCTATTTCGACGAGCGGATGCGCGAGGAGATCATGCGCGCCTGTCGCTACGGCGTGCCGGTGGCGTGTCTGTTCATCGATATCGACAGCTTCAAGCGGATCAACGACACCTACGGCCATCAGACCGGCGACCGCGCGTTGGCGGCGGTGGCGGCTTGCGTGCGGCAACAGGTGCGTCTCGGCGATACCGTCGCGCGTTATGGCGGCGAAGAATTCGCGGCGTTGCTGCAAGGCGACCGGGCCGACGCGCTGACCGTCGCCGAACGTGTGCGGCTGGCGGTCGAACGGCTGGCTTTGCAGGACGATCATGGCGAGCGCATCGTCCTGACGGTGTCGATTGGCGTGGCGGCGCGCACGATCAGCGGCACGCCGGCCGAGGCGGCCAAACTGGGCGGCGCGATGATGGAAGAAGCCGACCGCGCGATGTATCAGGCCAAACGCAACGGCCGCAATCGCATCGAGGCGCTGGTTAAAGCGGGCGATGTGGAAACGGCACGTTGA
- a CDS encoding DUF2866 domain-containing protein gives MVEDTVFEHLRAMPGNEWVSQIHSCKVSDPLQHPWGRSYRLVEWTMKHTPESSRRVVPAESTPLEIAQAVVSHVPGRRFCQDGNE, from the coding sequence ATGGTTGAAGACACGGTATTCGAGCATCTGCGCGCCATGCCCGGCAACGAGTGGGTCAGCCAGATTCATTCATGCAAGGTCTCGGACCCGCTCCAGCATCCCTGGGGCCGCTCGTACCGGCTCGTCGAATGGACCATGAAGCACACGCCCGAATCGAGCCGCCGGGTGGTGCCCGCCGAGAGCACGCCGTTAGAGATAGCACAGGCTGTCGTGTCGCACGTGCCGGGCCGCCGTTTTTGCCAGGACGGCAACGAATAA
- a CDS encoding 2-hydroxychromene-2-carboxylate isomerase: MNGTATRVPTHEPEIDFWFDFGSNYSYLSVMRIEAEAAARGVRIHWRPFLLGPVFRDLGFDNSPFVLQKEKGAYVWKDMERQCRKYGIALKRPTTFPRAALLAMRVALLGAQREWIAAYCRKIMQLNFAHDRDIGSMEVMSEALDELGLPAGEIIAEAQSDANKLRLREQTAAAAARGIFGAPTFFVGDEMFWGNDRLDDALDYCASVAASG; this comes from the coding sequence ATGAACGGGACAGCAACGCGCGTGCCCACGCATGAACCTGAAATCGATTTCTGGTTCGACTTCGGCAGCAACTACAGCTACCTCAGCGTCATGCGCATCGAAGCGGAGGCCGCGGCGCGAGGCGTGCGGATTCACTGGCGTCCGTTCCTGCTGGGGCCGGTGTTTCGCGACCTCGGTTTCGACAACTCGCCGTTCGTGCTTCAGAAGGAGAAGGGCGCGTATGTGTGGAAGGACATGGAACGGCAATGCCGCAAATATGGCATTGCCCTGAAGCGTCCCACCACGTTTCCGCGCGCCGCGCTTCTTGCGATGCGCGTGGCGCTGCTCGGCGCACAGCGCGAATGGATCGCCGCCTACTGCCGCAAGATCATGCAGTTGAACTTCGCGCATGATCGCGATATCGGCTCGATGGAGGTGATGAGCGAAGCGCTCGATGAACTCGGTTTGCCGGCGGGAGAGATCATCGCCGAAGCGCAAAGCGATGCGAACAAACTGCGCTTGCGTGAACAGACCGCAGCGGCTGCGGCTCGCGGCATTTTTGGAGCGCCGACGTTTTTTGTCGGCGACGAGATGTTCTGGGGCAACGACCGGCTGGATGATGCGTTGGACTACTGCGCGTCAGTCGCCGCGAGTGGCTAG
- a CDS encoding LysE family translocator — MLDLSTLGTFVAVVLGLFLIPGPAVLLVLTRTVHGGRKAGILTGLGIAVGDFIHTLGASVGLSALLMTSALAFNAVKFVGAAYLVYLGVRALREKQAGAHMPAVAPVSASKAFFQAIPAEVLNPKTALFFLAFLPQFVRPEHGSTFLQFTTLGLIFVGMSALYTTLIVLTIRPLGKFVKRLTWLTRWQNKIIGVLFISLGLRVATQTR; from the coding sequence ATGCTCGACCTATCCACGTTAGGGACTTTCGTTGCGGTTGTTCTCGGGCTCTTTCTGATTCCGGGTCCGGCTGTGCTGCTGGTGTTGACGCGCACCGTGCATGGCGGCCGTAAGGCAGGCATTCTCACTGGCCTCGGCATTGCGGTTGGCGATTTCATTCATACGCTGGGCGCGTCGGTCGGTCTCTCGGCGCTGCTGATGACTTCGGCGCTGGCCTTCAACGCGGTCAAGTTCGTCGGCGCCGCCTACCTGGTTTATCTGGGCGTTCGCGCGTTGCGCGAGAAACAGGCCGGCGCGCACATGCCGGCCGTCGCGCCGGTGTCCGCCTCGAAAGCATTCTTTCAGGCCATTCCCGCCGAAGTATTGAATCCCAAGACCGCGCTGTTTTTTCTCGCGTTTCTGCCGCAGTTCGTGCGCCCCGAACACGGTTCCACGTTTCTGCAGTTCACCACGCTCGGGCTGATTTTTGTCGGCATGAGCGCGCTCTATACGACGCTGATCGTGTTGACGATTCGTCCGCTGGGCAAATTCGTCAAGCGTCTGACGTGGCTGACGCGCTGGCAGAACAAGATCATCGGCGTGCTGTTCATTTCGCTTGGTCTGCGCGTGGCCACGCAAACGCGTTGA
- a CDS encoding IMPACT family protein: MPTYTLPAPLSAELEIRKSRFIAYAIPVADRDAAMAELRRLRDEHPAATHVCWALLAGGQSGMSDDGEPSGTAGRPILEVLRHHDLDGVLAAVVRYYGGVKLGAGGLVRAYTDAIASALLDAPRVERIAQVSLTVEVSYADEAKVRRWIDAEGYALVDSAYAMLVKMTIRLPINALDDAQRALVDMTQGKAGFS; this comes from the coding sequence TTGCCCACTTACACCCTGCCCGCGCCGTTGAGCGCGGAACTCGAGATACGGAAGAGCCGATTTATTGCGTACGCGATACCGGTTGCCGACCGCGACGCCGCGATGGCCGAGTTGCGGCGCCTGCGCGACGAGCATCCTGCCGCGACGCATGTCTGTTGGGCGCTGCTGGCCGGCGGCCAGTCCGGCATGTCCGACGACGGCGAGCCTTCCGGCACCGCCGGCCGGCCGATTCTCGAAGTGCTGCGGCATCACGATCTGGACGGCGTGCTGGCCGCCGTCGTGCGCTACTACGGCGGCGTGAAGCTCGGCGCCGGCGGCCTCGTGCGCGCGTACACCGATGCGATCGCTTCGGCGCTGCTGGATGCGCCGCGCGTCGAGCGGATCGCGCAGGTTTCGCTGACCGTCGAGGTCAGTTACGCCGACGAGGCGAAAGTGCGCCGATGGATCGATGCCGAAGGCTATGCGCTCGTGGACAGCGCCTACGCGATGCTGGTGAAGATGACGATCCGCTTGCCCATCAACGCGCTGGACGATGCGCAGCGGGCGTTGGTGGATATGACTCAGGGAAAAGCCGGCTTCTCCTGA
- a CDS encoding LysE family translocator yields the protein MSITAWLFFLPACFAINLAPGPNNLLSINVAARHGFMTAFVGGTGRLVAFAMMLVLAATGLAVVLHASEWFFLAIKLAGAGYLIWLAIQLWRSDAPTIDTTQQEDASLARVARREFLVAAGNPKAILVFTAFLPQFVDIAKPMLPQFAVLGASFLVLEWFAIALYSWAGMYLGKWLVRARVRRWFNRCCGGFLAAIGVGFLMVRRG from the coding sequence ATGTCTATTACCGCCTGGCTGTTCTTTCTGCCCGCCTGCTTCGCGATCAATCTCGCGCCCGGGCCCAATAACCTGCTGTCGATCAACGTGGCGGCGCGTCATGGTTTCATGACCGCGTTCGTCGGCGGCACGGGGCGTCTGGTTGCATTCGCGATGATGCTCGTGCTTGCCGCAACCGGTCTCGCTGTCGTGTTGCACGCGTCGGAGTGGTTCTTTCTCGCGATCAAACTGGCTGGCGCCGGTTATCTGATCTGGCTGGCCATTCAGTTGTGGCGCAGCGATGCGCCCACCATCGACACGACGCAGCAGGAAGATGCCTCGCTTGCGCGGGTCGCACGCAGAGAGTTCCTCGTCGCTGCCGGTAACCCGAAAGCCATTCTGGTTTTTACCGCGTTCTTGCCGCAGTTTGTCGATATCGCGAAGCCAATGTTGCCGCAGTTTGCGGTGCTGGGGGCGAGTTTTCTGGTGTTGGAGTGGTTCGCTATCGCGTTGTATTCGTGGGCGGGGATGTATCTTGGGAAGTGGTTGGTGCGCGCGAGAGTCAGGCGGTGGTTTAATCGGTGCTGTGGGGGGTTTCTGGCGGCAATTGGGGTGGGGTTTTTGATGGTGAGGCGGGGGTGA
- a CDS encoding serine O-acetyltransferase, producing the protein MLHIYRIAHLLHRLRVPFLPWALKVFNRIVFSVSLPPSVTVGRNVVFGYQGLGIVVHRQAVLGNDIVISPNVVIGGRGQPGAPVIGDNVLIGAGACILGPVTIGQNVKIGANAVVTFDVPPDVTVVGVPARIVQPRRSV; encoded by the coding sequence ATGCTGCACATCTATCGCATCGCGCATTTGCTTCATCGATTGCGCGTGCCTTTTCTGCCGTGGGCGCTGAAGGTTTTTAACCGAATAGTGTTTTCCGTATCGCTGCCGCCGTCGGTGACAGTTGGGCGCAACGTGGTTTTCGGTTATCAGGGGCTCGGTATCGTCGTGCACCGGCAAGCGGTGCTAGGTAACGATATTGTGATTTCGCCCAACGTTGTAATTGGAGGCCGTGGACAACCCGGTGCGCCCGTGATCGGAGACAACGTTTTGATCGGCGCGGGCGCGTGCATACTGGGCCCGGTGACGATTGGGCAGAACGTGAAGATCGGCGCGAATGCCGTGGTCACATTCGATGTGCCGCCGGACGTGACCGTAGTGGGCGTGCCGGCGCGAATCGTCCAGCCGCGGCGAAGCGTCTGA
- a CDS encoding WecB/TagA/CpsF family glycosyltransferase, which produces MKRIEVFGCPMDTATMDETVAEISTRIAARQFTQHVAVNVAKLVHMQTDTELAKSVRCCDMISIDGMGIVWAARALGYAVPERVAGVDLFSRLLAEAARQEFPVYLLGATDEVVARVAMLCADWYPGLRIAGYHHGYFGDDHQRVVDQIRESGARLLFVAITSPTKENFINRWRETLGVDFVMGVGGTFDVVAGKVSRAPRWMQTAGLEWLFRVLQEPRRMWRRYLVTNSKFAVMLGKALLVPR; this is translated from the coding sequence ATGAAGCGCATTGAAGTATTCGGATGTCCAATGGACACGGCGACAATGGATGAAACGGTTGCCGAGATTTCAACTCGCATTGCTGCAAGGCAGTTCACCCAGCACGTTGCGGTCAATGTCGCAAAACTCGTGCATATGCAGACCGACACGGAACTGGCCAAATCGGTCCGTTGCTGCGACATGATTAGTATTGATGGAATGGGCATCGTGTGGGCTGCCCGGGCGCTTGGGTATGCTGTGCCAGAGCGCGTCGCGGGCGTCGATCTATTCAGCAGACTGCTGGCGGAAGCCGCAAGGCAGGAGTTCCCCGTGTATCTGCTAGGCGCGACCGATGAGGTCGTGGCACGCGTTGCCATGCTATGCGCAGACTGGTATCCCGGTCTTAGGATTGCCGGTTACCACCATGGTTACTTCGGCGACGACCACCAACGTGTGGTTGACCAGATCCGCGAATCCGGCGCACGGCTGTTGTTCGTGGCCATCACATCACCGACCAAAGAAAATTTCATTAACCGCTGGCGGGAAACGCTCGGCGTCGATTTTGTGATGGGCGTTGGCGGGACCTTCGATGTGGTAGCCGGGAAAGTCAGTCGCGCGCCTCGTTGGATGCAAACGGCAGGTTTGGAGTGGCTCTTTCGTGTACTGCAAGAACCGCGTCGCATGTGGCGCCGCTATCTTGTCACGAACAGCAAGTTCGCAGTTATGTTGGGTAAGGCCTTGTTGGTTCCACGGTAG
- a CDS encoding heparin lyase I family protein — protein MTALASTYDKLFSTEWKGGIDTGIAIQANPGDIAVVDDPVVAGRKAVRVHVNRAEDFSKIANGVPRAELIFPKAVSFAQGPDYLLRWSTFIPAGASFDNKQAVIITQVHQGERTGGPTIALSLQGNRYAISERGGANTSTVSAGKWLCCADADQGKWVNWSLRYIADDSGHHASTQLWKDGRSVFASQGIPNAYPGVQDAYLKLGLYKSAWNSSPSDVSEITFFFGPVSVSKK, from the coding sequence ATGACTGCGCTGGCGAGCACGTACGACAAACTGTTCTCGACGGAATGGAAAGGCGGCATTGACACCGGCATTGCCATTCAGGCGAATCCTGGCGATATTGCCGTGGTCGATGATCCAGTCGTAGCCGGACGAAAAGCCGTGCGTGTTCACGTGAACCGAGCCGAAGACTTTTCAAAGATCGCGAACGGTGTTCCCCGAGCAGAGTTGATTTTTCCAAAGGCAGTGAGCTTTGCGCAGGGACCGGATTATTTGCTGCGATGGAGTACGTTCATACCCGCCGGGGCCTCCTTCGATAACAAACAGGCGGTCATCATTACTCAGGTGCACCAGGGCGAACGGACGGGCGGTCCGACAATCGCTTTGAGTCTGCAGGGCAATCGGTATGCCATTTCCGAGCGCGGCGGGGCGAATACTTCGACCGTTTCCGCAGGGAAATGGCTGTGCTGCGCCGACGCGGACCAGGGCAAGTGGGTGAACTGGTCGCTGCGCTATATCGCCGACGATTCCGGTCACCATGCTTCGACTCAATTGTGGAAGGACGGGCGTTCAGTGTTTGCATCGCAGGGGATACCAAATGCCTATCCTGGCGTTCAGGATGCCTACCTGAAATTGGGGCTGTACAAATCGGCGTGGAACAGTTCTCCATCCGACGTCAGCGAGATTACGTTTTTCTTCGGACCAGTCTCCGTATCGAAGAAATGA
- a CDS encoding glycosyltransferase family 4 protein produces MMSKRENRETQATYVAPALRVLHVGPGQGQRGGIASVLAELDAQRARFQRAGIAVAIFETHGFQSARSLLCFLLLDIPRFLFVLLMGVDLIHFHVSVRGSFYRKFTLYLLARLVRKKTIFHLHAGNFLKFYVSSGSITRKAVYGFVRGADAVVAVSSAIAAELRGGHGITGNLYVIGNTAYSAEVAAGAALREASDAKAADMAPYVAFAGRFTEGKGLDELLRATALLNRQGLTIQLKLAGAGDTDRWARAAIEHGVGDQVSFVGWLQGDAKLAFYRDAALFCMPSHFEAFGISTLEAMFIGRPVVGTRIGGFLDLVEEGVTGYLVPCEDVAELAERIRNLVESPELARTMGRQGVARALSRYSVDAVVRQYVHCYRAVSECEGD; encoded by the coding sequence ATGATGAGTAAGCGCGAAAACAGAGAGACGCAGGCGACTTATGTCGCACCAGCGTTACGTGTGCTGCACGTGGGGCCGGGACAAGGTCAGCGAGGCGGCATTGCTTCCGTTCTCGCGGAACTTGATGCGCAACGAGCGAGGTTCCAGCGTGCAGGCATAGCGGTAGCGATCTTCGAAACGCATGGTTTTCAGAGCGCGAGATCGCTGTTGTGCTTTCTGCTACTCGACATTCCACGTTTTCTGTTCGTGCTGCTTATGGGTGTCGACCTGATTCATTTCCATGTGTCGGTTCGCGGGTCGTTTTATCGAAAGTTTACGCTGTATCTTCTCGCTCGGCTTGTCCGTAAGAAAACGATTTTTCATCTTCACGCCGGCAACTTCCTGAAGTTTTACGTCAGCAGCGGATCGATTACTCGCAAAGCGGTGTATGGCTTCGTTCGAGGAGCGGATGCCGTAGTAGCTGTCTCGTCGGCAATTGCGGCGGAGCTTCGAGGCGGTCATGGCATTACGGGCAATCTGTATGTGATCGGGAACACGGCGTATAGCGCCGAGGTGGCGGCAGGCGCGGCTTTGCGCGAGGCTTCCGACGCGAAAGCCGCAGACATGGCGCCATACGTCGCGTTTGCCGGTAGATTTACAGAAGGCAAGGGGCTCGACGAATTGCTTCGTGCGACGGCGCTGCTGAACCGGCAAGGCCTGACGATTCAACTGAAACTGGCCGGAGCCGGCGACACGGATAGATGGGCGCGCGCAGCGATCGAACACGGCGTTGGCGATCAGGTCAGCTTTGTCGGGTGGCTGCAGGGCGACGCCAAGCTCGCGTTCTATCGCGACGCCGCATTATTTTGTATGCCGAGCCATTTCGAAGCATTCGGGATTTCGACGCTCGAGGCAATGTTTATCGGTCGACCCGTGGTCGGCACGCGCATTGGTGGATTCCTTGATCTGGTGGAAGAGGGCGTGACTGGCTATCTTGTCCCATGCGAGGACGTTGCCGAACTTGCGGAGAGGATCCGCAACCTCGTGGAAAGTCCCGAACTCGCACGTACGATGGGGCGGCAAGGCGTCGCGAGAGCCCTGAGTCGCTATTCCGTCGACGCAGTCGTCAGACAGTATGTTCACTGTTACCGAGCAGTGAGTGAATGCGAAGGAGATTGA
- a CDS encoding O-antigen ligase family protein: MSNAVIARRMSASTARWALQSSTSITWALFAGGLALSPLADFLSVRAAHGFDSEGGDARFSLVVRGTMVAGLLLLLLVSGRIRLSSWRTALLAMVAITASAATYAFADMSSVEFAQQAVFVLKVFSFFICLAALSGMGDRQLEKLEPFMRLTLLAYAVAIVMGAVFSIDLFRSYWADTQIRSGYKGIVYAQNEASALMIVGLAYGLLRVLTFGWSAWSGVLVGTIVLASCLVGTKAAMGGTIAMICSYFFCRHNVPQATVRALTFVGLLAVLAAAAYFSLPGVQSAADLSFQYFMYQHDHVNSGGILTMVLSGRDVKFLNVWDEVAKDGYVPLLTGGYPVVRYLVEIDVPDLVLAMGLPVCAFYLGDLGKAFVCGEGGAESRFGRWFFIVLMATACTAGHILVSAIVSPYLAMIAVLIKRAARNRRYLIEGPHDE; this comes from the coding sequence ATGAGTAACGCCGTTATTGCGCGGCGGATGAGCGCTTCGACAGCACGGTGGGCGCTTCAGAGTTCAACCTCAATCACATGGGCTTTATTCGCCGGCGGTCTCGCGCTGTCACCTCTCGCGGATTTCCTGTCGGTCAGGGCTGCGCATGGATTCGACTCCGAGGGTGGGGACGCACGTTTCTCGCTGGTCGTGCGCGGAACCATGGTAGCCGGACTACTGCTGCTTCTATTGGTGAGTGGGCGGATCCGGTTGTCGAGTTGGCGCACGGCGCTTCTGGCGATGGTGGCAATCACGGCATCGGCCGCGACATATGCGTTCGCCGATATGTCGAGCGTAGAGTTTGCGCAGCAGGCGGTTTTCGTTCTGAAGGTGTTCTCCTTCTTTATTTGCCTTGCGGCCCTATCGGGAATGGGCGACAGGCAACTTGAGAAACTCGAACCATTTATGCGGCTCACGCTGTTGGCATACGCGGTGGCGATCGTGATGGGCGCGGTATTTTCGATCGACCTGTTTCGCAGCTACTGGGCCGATACGCAGATCCGGTCCGGCTACAAAGGTATCGTGTATGCGCAGAACGAAGCGTCCGCCCTCATGATCGTGGGCCTGGCTTACGGATTGCTGCGAGTGTTGACGTTCGGCTGGTCGGCATGGAGTGGCGTGCTGGTAGGAACCATCGTGCTGGCTTCCTGTCTCGTCGGCACGAAAGCCGCAATGGGCGGAACCATTGCAATGATCTGTTCGTACTTCTTTTGCCGGCATAACGTCCCGCAAGCAACCGTGCGTGCGTTGACCTTTGTTGGGCTGCTGGCTGTCCTCGCGGCGGCTGCGTATTTCTCACTGCCGGGGGTGCAAAGCGCCGCCGATCTCAGCTTTCAATATTTCATGTACCAGCATGACCACGTGAACAGTGGCGGGATACTCACGATGGTTTTGTCCGGGCGCGATGTCAAGTTTTTGAACGTGTGGGACGAGGTGGCGAAGGATGGCTATGTCCCACTGCTCACCGGTGGCTATCCGGTGGTGCGCTATCTGGTCGAAATTGACGTGCCGGATCTTGTGTTGGCAATGGGATTACCCGTTTGTGCCTTTTACTTGGGGGACTTAGGGAAGGCGTTTGTCTGCGGTGAAGGCGGGGCTGAGTCGCGCTTTGGCAGGTGGTTCTTTATCGTCCTGATGGCAACGGCTTGCACGGCTGGGCACATCCTGGTGTCCGCAATAGTTAGTCCATATCTGGCCATGATCGCCGTACTCATCAAGCGTGCTGCGCGCAATCGTCGCTATCTTATAGAAGGACCACATGATGAGTAA
- a CDS encoding glycosyltransferase family 25 protein, translating into MMESLVPVHVISLPRSGRRGAIAALLSGRGVAFRIEDAVDGRLLTHSELNAVYDDTAARRRYGRSMTSAEVACFLSHRSVWRKIVDNGCAAVILEDDAILEPAFFERVLHADESQLAAVAGIVLLGRSKLRRAASFWTYLNEPLRWRASVGGLRVGVPFKQWTSGSVGYWISAQAARQALAYSEGPIGALLDDWPWHRDEGGARVAELRPYAVWEDFERLPSSIEQERKARIKPRASLHVVALWPLRLARTAVRWSVVALQRLSSGSDVVRARHE; encoded by the coding sequence ATGATGGAAAGTCTGGTACCTGTTCACGTCATATCTCTGCCTCGCTCGGGGCGCCGGGGTGCAATCGCGGCATTGCTGTCCGGCCGTGGCGTTGCATTTCGTATCGAGGACGCAGTCGATGGGCGTTTGCTCACGCATAGCGAACTGAATGCAGTCTACGACGACACCGCGGCTCGCCGCCGCTACGGACGTTCGATGACTAGCGCTGAGGTAGCGTGCTTCCTGAGTCATCGGTCAGTGTGGCGAAAGATTGTGGACAACGGGTGCGCCGCAGTGATCCTCGAGGACGACGCGATTCTCGAACCGGCTTTTTTTGAACGTGTGTTGCATGCCGACGAGTCTCAGTTGGCGGCTGTCGCTGGCATTGTGCTGCTGGGGCGGTCCAAGTTGCGCCGTGCTGCGTCATTTTGGACCTACCTCAATGAACCGCTCAGGTGGCGCGCGAGCGTTGGCGGATTGCGGGTCGGCGTTCCGTTCAAACAATGGACGTCCGGGTCCGTGGGCTACTGGATATCCGCGCAGGCCGCTCGCCAGGCTCTCGCCTACAGCGAAGGCCCAATCGGCGCATTGCTCGACGACTGGCCGTGGCATCGCGATGAGGGCGGCGCCCGCGTCGCCGAATTGCGTCCCTATGCAGTGTGGGAAGACTTCGAGCGGCTACCAAGCAGTATCGAGCAAGAACGCAAGGCACGCATAAAGCCACGCGCGTCCCTGCACGTCGTGGCACTTTGGCCTCTCCGTCTCGCGCGTACAGCGGTTCGCTGGAGCGTAGTTGCATTGCAGCGGCTTTCATCTGGCAGCGATGTGGTGAGAGCACGTCATGAGTAA
- a CDS encoding flippase: MIDRSARRAPLEPFVSDRRAVGNMQVPNAPRIRTNFVAMMVWQIGNYLVPLVSFPYLTRVLGAENFGMLGYATAIATYGMLVTEWGFFLSGPKAVVERRGDPEALNELVWSTMAAKASLCVIAFSVLLVVAHYDRKLASVFPVVLAAWPMVIGNVFTLNWLLQGLERFPVFATVALAGRFAALPLTFVFVRDSDDVAFAAGIQGGAAVCTGVFSLVAARRMGVLRRPSVSARSAMQRIKESADMFVSSASVSLFGVTNAVILASMTTPYQVGIYTAADKLKTVANMVPAQINTVCYPRITSLFNVQPRSAARLTVVGALATVLATLAGLIVVGRISAPLTTLILGGGYAGAASLLNMLCLATVFGNLAYFLGLQVLVPFGNARFRSLSMLAAGVLNVGLAIVLTPRFGAQGAAVSLLVAEAMLLVVYVSMLLSKPALRHHFTQLLNR; the protein is encoded by the coding sequence GTGATCGACCGCTCCGCTCGTCGAGCTCCATTGGAGCCGTTCGTGAGTGATCGGCGCGCCGTGGGCAACATGCAGGTGCCAAACGCGCCCCGCATCCGCACGAACTTCGTCGCGATGATGGTCTGGCAGATCGGCAACTATCTCGTACCGCTTGTGTCCTTCCCGTATCTGACGCGTGTGCTCGGGGCCGAAAATTTCGGCATGCTTGGCTATGCGACGGCGATTGCTACATACGGCATGCTCGTGACCGAATGGGGATTTTTCCTCAGTGGTCCCAAAGCGGTGGTCGAGCGCCGGGGGGATCCGGAGGCGCTGAACGAACTTGTATGGTCGACGATGGCCGCGAAAGCGAGTCTGTGTGTGATCGCGTTTTCCGTGCTGCTTGTCGTTGCGCACTACGATCGCAAGCTGGCTTCGGTGTTTCCTGTGGTACTCGCAGCCTGGCCGATGGTCATCGGCAATGTCTTTACATTGAACTGGCTATTACAAGGGTTGGAGCGTTTTCCGGTATTTGCGACAGTAGCATTGGCTGGCCGCTTTGCGGCTTTGCCGCTGACATTCGTCTTCGTGCGTGACAGTGACGATGTCGCTTTCGCAGCCGGAATTCAGGGAGGGGCGGCGGTTTGCACGGGCGTTTTCTCGCTGGTCGCCGCACGGCGCATGGGCGTGTTGCGACGCCCTTCCGTTTCGGCGCGCTCGGCGATGCAGCGCATCAAGGAAAGTGCCGACATGTTCGTTTCGTCGGCGTCTGTGAGTCTTTTCGGCGTGACGAACGCGGTCATCCTCGCTTCAATGACGACGCCATATCAGGTGGGCATCTATACGGCCGCCGACAAGCTCAAGACCGTCGCCAACATGGTGCCCGCGCAAATCAATACGGTTTGCTACCCGCGTATCACTTCGTTGTTCAATGTGCAGCCCAGGTCCGCCGCCCGGCTGACGGTGGTCGGTGCGCTCGCCACAGTATTGGCCACGCTTGCCGGACTGATCGTTGTCGGCCGCATTTCGGCACCGCTTACCACGTTGATATTGGGCGGCGGCTATGCAGGTGCCGCGTCGCTCCTAAATATGCTTTGCCTCGCGACTGTCTTCGGCAATCTGGCTTATTTCCTCGGATTGCAAGTACTGGTGCCCTTCGGCAACGCTCGTTTCCGGTCGCTGTCGATGCTGGCAGCAGGTGTGCTGAACGTCGGGCTGGCGATCGTTCTGACGCCGCGCTTCGGCGCTCAAGGCGCGGCGGTATCGCTGCTTGTCGCAGAGGCAATGTTGCTGGTCGTGTACGTTTCGATGCTCCTGAGCAAACCGGCTTTGCGCCACCACTTTACACAATTGCTGAATCGATGA